One window of Opisthocomus hoazin isolate bOpiHoa1 chromosome 13, bOpiHoa1.hap1, whole genome shotgun sequence genomic DNA carries:
- the MRPL40 gene encoding large ribosomal subunit protein mL40, producing MGVGAGSVRRAAHRRQREGAMLAAAARGFCGVWAAPGGARLSSRLPQTVLFRGSHWQTSLLAFRASLPVRAQPKKKKKVDPRREQAQKDRMKKKIKKLEKAAPEMIPIEDFVAPLKYSDSNRVRSLPPLSFEETERRVLLMKKWCLFKQKQDKAEKKAIQTLVEAQQEALKELRLESEELYQAAIRRDEGLLPFERDGPNYTPPIPGYDPPEGKCVDITKVYTQ from the exons ATGGGAGTTGGGGCGGGGTCGGTGAGGAGAGCGGCGCACCGCCGGCAGCGTGAGGGAGCCATgttggcggcggcggcccgggggtTCTGCGGAGTTTGGGCAGCGCCCGGCGGCGCCCGGCTCAG ttctcGGCTGCCCCAGACAGTTCTGTTCCGAGGAAGTCACTGGCAGACTTCGCTGCTGGCGTTCAGGGCGTCTCTCCCCGTGAG AGCACAaccaaagaagaagaagaaagtggaTCCAAGGAGAGAGCAAGCACAGAAGGATCGTatgaaaaagaagattaaaaagttGGAAAAGGCTGCCCCAGAAATGATTCCGATTGAGGATTTTGTAGCACCGCTTAAGTACTCGGATAGCAACAG GGTGCGAAGTCTTCCCCCTCTGTCATTTGAGGAGACCGAAAGAAGAGTTTTACTTATGAAGAAGTGGTGTTTGTTTAAGCAGAAACAAgataaggcagaaaagaaagcaattcaGACCCTTGTAGAAGCTCAGCAAGAGGCCCTAAAGGAACTGCGCCTTGAATCGGAGGAGTTGTATCAGGCAGCAATCAGACGAGATGAGGGGCTTCTCCCCTTTGAGAGAGATGGACCTAATTATACCCCACCAATTCCTGGGTATGATCCTCCTGAAGGGAAATGCGTTGATATCACTAAAGTGTATACGCAGTGA